CGGGCGCGTTGTGGCCGGCAATGACACTGTGCCTCGGTCTGATTTCGGCGTTGATCTTGCTGGTTGGTGGGCAGATGGTAGCTGCCGGGACGCTGACCATCGGTGAGCTGGTGCAGTTCAATGCGTATCTGGCGCTGTTGGCCTTCCCGATGATCATTCTGGGCTGGATGGTTAATCTGTTTCAACAGGCAACCGCTTCGCTCGAACGGTTAAGTGACATTCTGCGCCGTCAACCGCTGATTACCTCGCCGGCAACGCCACGTCTGCCTGCCGGCGAGGGCGAAATTGAGTTTCGTGGTGTGGGTGTGCGGGCCGGCCATTCCGATCAGCAATGGCTGCTGCGCGATCTGTCGTTCCGGGTGCCGGCAGGTACGGTGCTGGCTATTGTTGGGGCGACCGGTGCCGGGAAGACGACGTTGATCAATCTCCTTGGTCGCGTGCGCGATCCTGATGTCGGGCAGGTGTTGGTTGATGGGATTGATATCCGTGATCTCGATCTGGCTGCACTCCGACGAATGATTGGCTATGTGCCGCAGGAGAGTTTTCTCTTCAGTATTCCGTTGCGCGAGAATATTGGGTTCGGCGTCGAAACGGTTGATCCTGATCGCCTCAATTACGTGGTTGAGGTCTCTCGTCTGGTCAATGATCTGGATCAGCTACCCGGTGGTATGGAGACGATGGTTGGTGAACGAGGAGTTACGCTGTCTGGTGGTCAGAAACAACGGGTTGCGATTGCCCGGGCCTTAATGCGCGATCCGCGGATTCTGGTCCTCGATGATGCGTTGAGTAGCGTTGATACTCACACGGCGGCCCAGATTCTGGCCGGCCTCCGCACCGAGATGACCGGTCGAACGACTATCATCATTGCCCAGCGGATTGCCACCGTGCGTGATGCCGACCAGATCATTGTGCTGGACGAAGGTCAGATTGTTGAACGTGGTTCGCATCAAGAACTGCTTGCCCGTAACGGACGTTATGCAGCTATGTATCGCCGCGAGTTGATCGCCGCGGAGCTGGAACGTGATGATTAGCAGGTTCGGAATGTGTCAGCAGAACCTTACGGGATTGGGTGAAGGCATTGCCTTCATAATCATAATCATCAGACTCACCGGGGTATATCTGAATAGGCGCTAAGCAGGTCTGGCGTGTTTTCAGTCATAAGGAGTTCAGAGTGGCACATCAGTTTGATGATGACACAATTCTCGGTAAAGCCTACGATGGCCGTTTGGTGCGGCGTCTGGCAACCTATGTCATTCCCTATTGGGGGCGGCTTAGTGTTGCAATTGTGCTGTTGATCGGAGCGATCCTCTCTGATCTGGTGCCGCCGTTGTTGATCCAACAGGCCATCGATGGTCCGATTAGTGCCGGTGTCATTGACGGTGTCTGGCCCTACTTTGTCGCCTTTCTTGGTGCGCTGCTGGCCAATTTTCTATTCCGCTATAGCCATTCCTACTTCATCAACAGCGTCGGTCAGCAGGTGATGAAGGATTTGCGAGTTGCGATCTTTCGTCACATTCAGTACATGAGCCTCTCGTTCTTCAATCGCAACCCGGTGGGGCGGTTGATCACGCGCATTACCAATGATGTTGATGCGCTCAACGAGTTCCTGACTCAGGGTGTGGTGATGATTGTGGCCGATCTACTGACCCTGATCGGGATTATTGTGGTGATGTTTGTGCTGAACTGGCGTCTGGCCTTGATCAGTCTGGCGACGTTGCCCGTCTTGATGCTGATTGTTTCCATCTACCAGCGCTTTATGCGTGCGGCATATCGCCTGGTACGGCAGCGCCTGGCCCGGATCAATGCCTTCCTCAGCGAGCAGATCAGCGGTGTCCTGGTGACCCAGCTCTTCAACGGGGAAGCACGTAGTCGGGCAGCGTTTGCACGTTTGAGTGATGACTACATGCAGGCCAACATCCGTTCAGTACTGATCTTCGCGATCTTTATCCCATCGGTCAACCTGCTGGCCGCCATCGGTACGGCAGCACTGCTGTGGGGCGGTGGCAACGGCGTACTGGCCGGTTGGGCATCGCTGGGTATGCTGGTAGCGTTTATTCAATATCTCGAACGCGCCTTTCAACCCATCCGTAATCTGGCTGAACGGTATACCGTTTTGCAGTCGGCGATGGCATCGGCAGAGCGGATTTTTGCGGTGCTCGATACACAGGCTGAGGTCCGCGACCCGGTGCAACCCCGTACCCTGCCGACGCCGGTGCGGGGCGAGATCGAGTTGCGCAATGTCGTGTTTGGCTACAATCCGCAGGAACCCGTGTTACGCGGGATCAGTCTGCATATTCCTGCCGGACAATCGGTTGCTATCGTTGGCGCGACCGGTGCCGGCAAGAGTTCGCTGGTCGGGCTGCTAGCCCGGTTCTACGATGTGCAGCAGGGCAGTATCACGCTCGATGGGATCGACATTCGCGATCTGCCGCAGGCTGAATTACGACGGCACGTTGCAGCCGTGCCGCAGGACCCGGTCTGTTTCAGTGGGACTATCGCCAGTAATATTCGCCTGCACAATAACGCGATCAGTGACGATCAGGTGCGGGCCGCTGCGGAACTGGTCGGTGCCCACCGGTTTATCGAACGGCTGCCGGGTGGCTACAACCACGAAGTGCGCGAACGGGGAGCGAATCTCTCTATCGGCCAACGCCAGTTACTGGCCTTTGCCAGAGCCATTGCCTTTAACCCCGAAGTATTGCTGATTCTCGATGAAGCAACCAGCAGTGTTGATACCGAGACCGAAGCTCTTATCCAGGAGGCACTGGCGCGATTGATGCGAGGGCGCACGAGCATCATCATTGCCCATCGTCTGAGCACCATTCGCCACGTTGATCGGATTATCGTGTTGCACAAGGGGCGAGTGGTTGAGGACGGAACCCATGATGAGCTGCTGGCGCGGCACGGCTATTACTACCGCCTGTATCAGTTGCAGTTTGCCGGCATGAGTGAGTAGGTGGATGTTCACCACCGAGGCACAGAGGACACAAAGACTCGTAAAAACCCTCTGTGCTCTCTGGGTTTCTGTGGTGATAGTCGACACAGCCTGGTATGTATTCACCACCGAGGCACAGAGGACACAGAGACTCTTACAAAACCCTCTGTGCCCTCTGTGTCTTTGTGGTGATCAATCACCCACCGGCTACCTGTCGGCGCGGAATAGCTATCGTAAACGCACTTCCCTCGCCAGGGGCGCTCCGCAGCGCAATCTGACCACCGTGCGCTTCGACGATATGGCGTACAATCGCCAGCCCAAGTCCACTGCCGGGATGACCACGAGCCAGCGAATGATCAACCTGGTAAAAGGGGAGGAAGATTTTTTCTTGCTCGCCGGCAGGAATGCCGATCCCGGTATCTTCGACCCGAATGATCAGGCGGGTTGGTTCATCACGGACAATGAACCGCACTCGCCCACCGGGTTCGGTGTATTGGAAGGCGTTGTCGAGGAGATTGCGTACCAGATGTTCAAATGCCGAGCGGTCAACCTCAATAGGTTGCATTTCTGAAAGGAGGACCTCGAACTGCAACTGCGCCTGGGCTGCCCGTTCGCGAGCGGCGGCGATAAGTGGGCGCAGAATATCGAGCGGCTGTAATTGCACGAAATTGAGTGATCGGCTGCGTACCTCTTGAAAGTAGAGCAGGTTGTTGAGCTGGCGGGCCAGCACTTCGCTGCTACGCCGCATGACGCGAACCGCTTCTTCCTGCTGTGGTGTGAGCGGACCCAGCATGCCGCGGTCGAAGAGTTCGAGATAACCAAGGAGCGACGTGAGGGGAGTGCGGAGTTCGTGCGAGAGGGTAGCCAGGAACTGATCCTTCATCCGGTCGAGGTCTTGCAATTGGGCGTTGGCCAGTGTCAGTTCACGTACCCGTGCCTCAAGCCGCTCGACCAGCTTCTGGTTGTACGAGCGTAACAGCTCCGTCTCCATGACTTCCGGCAAGCGTTCGCGACGCCCCTCAATGAATTCGGCGATCTGCGCCGGCAGCGCACGGGCGTCAATCGGCTTACTCAGATACCCATCGCAGCCGGCAACTAAGGCACGTTCGCGTGATCCGGGTGAGGCATCTGCGGTCAGGGCGATAATCGGCACATTGTGCATGTGGGCCAGCGAACGCAGGCGGGTTGTCGTCTCGTAGCCATCGAGACCAGGGATGCCGAGATCGACCAGCACTAGCGCCGGATGGGTCGTGCGGGCAAGCGCGAGACCACCAGGGCCGTCTTCGGCGATGACGACCTGATAGCCACGAGCGCTGAGTACTCGCTGAACCAGACGCTGATTGTCTGGGTTGTCTTCAATGTACAGAATTTGTGGCAACTGGTTCATGGCGTCGTTGTGTCAATGTTTACCGGCGCTGCCAGCAATGCCGGTTGCGCAACCGGTATCGTGAAGGTAAATGTTGAACCAATCCCTGGTGTACTATCAACCCAAATTCTTCCCCCCTGGGCCAGCACTAATTTGCGCGTGATCGCCAATCCTAAACCGGTACCGCTGAGCCGTGACCGGCGACCGTGAATCTGAACAAATTCGTTGAAGATTTCGTGTTGTCGTTCCAGCGGTATTCCGATGCCGGTGTCTGACACGCTGACCGCAACATACCGCCCGACTTTCCCGTCTTCATTTACTTCATCATGCACTCGTGCGCTTACTGTAATAGTACCACGTTCTGTAAACTTGATTGCATTCGAGAGGAGATTAAACAGAATTTGCCGCAGTCGATCACCATCAGCGGCGATGTCGGGTAAGGTGACCGGGACTGCATTGCGCAACGTCACCGGTCGGTTTCTCAGCAGCGTCTGGACGGTATCACAGACCTCGCTCGTAATATTATAGAGATTGACATTGCTAATTTCCAGATTGAGATGACCGGCTTCGATGCGAGCCAGGTCAAGCAATTCATTGATGAGATGAAGCAGGAAGCGTCCGTTCCGATTGATACTCTGGATGTCTTCGCGCTGCGTCGGAGTTAACGGCTGATCGGTATCATCGAGTAACACGGTAGAAAAGCCAATGATGGCGTTCAACGGTGTGCGAAGCTCATGGCTGATACTGGCCAGAAAATCGCTCTTGCGCCGGTCGGCCAGTTGTGCCCGTTCCAACGCCACCCGCAGCTCTTCGGTTCGTCGCGCTACCTGTTGTTCAAGGTCGTTGTAGAGCTGGACATTCTCAATCGTCAGACCAACCATGCTGGCAAAGGTCAGCAGTTGGGCGGCATCGCGGGCCTGCACCGGACGCTGACTCAGTTTGTAATCTGCCGAAATAATCCCGATCACCACATCGTTACGACCAAAGATAGGCGCCTGGACATACGAACGACTGGCTGAGGCGGCTTGTTTGATCTTGTCAACCCGCGGATGTTCCCAGGGATTATCAACAATGATAGCTTTCCGGCTCCGCACGACATCTGCTTCGACACTGCCACCGTCTACCCGCAGTGGATGCGCGTTGGCAACCGCGAGAAACTGCTGTGCCTGATCTTCATTGCCGGGGCCAAATGAAGCACTTACAGCCCGCAAGACATCACCGTCAACCAGATACAGTACCGCCCGATCAAAGCCAAATCGCTCACACACCACTTTTGGAATAGTCTCTAGCAAGACCGGCCAGGAGAGAATACTTTTTAATTCATTGGAGACGGCATTAAGGGTGGCGAGTTGACGGGCATTTTCTTCCAGCTCGACGATTTTGCTCTGAAGTGTATCGGTCATGCGGTTGAAGGCGTCAACCAGTTGCCCGATCTCGTCAATTCCGGCTACGGGCAGGCGTCGCGAGAGATCGCCACCCGCTACCGCCTGCACCCCCTCGCGGAGAACGCTGATCCGACTGGTGAACGAGAACGACAGTAAGAGTCCGAGAAAGCCGATGGAGATAATGATCATCAACAAGACTACGACAAGCTGATTCCATAATCGGCTCTGGCTCTCGCTGAGGCGCTGACCGGTGGCGATTGCCGGTGCATCAATCTCGTTGGCGGGTATCACCAGCGCCACACTCCAGCCGGCAGTTGTGATGGGGGCATAAGCCACGTAGCTGGCCTGCCCATCTTCCTGAATGAGTTGCACGCCTGATTGCCGTGCCACCATCTGCTCGGCGACAGCCCGGAGGTCGGTGTTGGTTGAATTGAGCAGGTTTTCGGTCTGGTATGGCTGATCCCAGCGTCCATTCGCTTGCATGTTTGGCCGTACCACAACATCGCCATTCGCATTAATGAGCAGGGCATACCCGCTCGAACCAACATCAACCGTCAACAGGTCTTGTTGAATCGTTTCGAGCAGGAGATCGAAGGCAACGACGCCGATGAATTGACCCTGTTGGTCATATAGCGGGCTGGCGCACGTTGTAGCCAGTAAGCCGGTGTTGGCATCGACATACGGTTCCGTCCACACCGTTGTGCCGGCGTCACGGGCTTTGACGTACCACGGTCGTACCCGTGGATCGAACGATTCGAGGGTTAACAACTGATCAATAACGGCTTCATTGTCAAAGGCAATAATGCCTCCCGTTTCCAGCGCGATATAGCCAATGTTGACCAGCGGGTTACTAGCCACGATTTCTCGCAAGAGAGGGATAACGCGGCGCACATACCCGATTTCGGCAGCGTAGGTTCGCAGTAAGTCTTCGCTGGGTCGGGGCGCTATCCAGACCCGCTCGTTGCTGAATTCGACTACCGGTGCGTTGTAGCGTTGCAGGGCGTAACCGGCAACGGTTTCCACTTGTTGCTGGACACCGATAAGCGATGCATCGTAAAACTGGGCCTTGTCGGCGGCACGTTGGCGCAGGCTGGCGGTCGCCTGCTGGCGGAGGGCGTTTGTGCCCTCAACGACAGCCGTTTCACGGGCAATATTCAAACTGCTCAGTCCGAGCCATCCAACGATAATCAGTGGTGGTAAGGCCAGACCGAGCAGCAGGAGCAGGATTTTGAGCTGTATGCTTGAGCGAATGGCGTTCATCATGAATGCACACAACTATGTTGGTAGCCGTGACACGGCTGTTGGTTATGAAATCGTTATGTATGGTAACAGAAAGTGGTGTAGATCGCAATTATCACGAGATGACGGATGCCTTACAGTAAGTGAGACAGGACTTGGTGAGACGGTTCACCTGTCTGTGGAATGATACACCCGTTGGCGCGGGCTAAAAACCTATGCTATGTGGATATCAGAAGCGCAAGGTCTTTGTGCTGGCACAGCTTGAAGTCCTGGGCTGCGTAGAACTTATTTCAGAAAGCATTTACTAGAAGCTATCTCATTCATTACTGACCGACTCAATGATCGTGACTATCACACAGCATTCCCGTGACCAGTATGGTCAACAGCGTGCCATACGCCGGATCGTGAGCACGGCTGCTTGCGGCAGCCATGCTGCCGCACTCCAAACGCCGCGACACACGCATGGCGAACGGGCAAGGCAACCAATTCAGTGAGTTGATGGCACGAGCGGAGCTACGCTCTGCCAACGGGCCAGGAGCGGTAGACTGTCTTTGGTGATTGGCAAGCGTGTATGCGCCTGTGCAATGGTTGGGTAGCACAACAGCACGGCTTTTTATGAAATAAGTTCTCATGCGAACTCTCCTGGAAAGCCTGTCACAGATGGGAGAGGAGAGATGACTTCCTGGTCTGTCATCATTTCGTCACCCAGACCTCTCGCCTTTTACGACGCAGTATCGTTAGCATGATTGACGGAGAAGCTATCTTATCGCCGAGGTGTGCGATGACTTCCTGGTTTCGTCTTGTGATATGTATCGGCATCCTCTGGGCGCTGATGTTACCATGGTCGGCAAGATCGGCAGGGTTGGAACGAACTGTTGATGGACGGCCTGATGAACAACTTTTTGTAGCCGATCAAACAGTTGCGCCGGGTGATACACTGCCATTGTTGCCGGCTGCCGACGGGTTCCTCACCCCACCGACGCCAGCCCCTCGTCCATTTACCCACATGCTGCTGCGCTGGTCAGCAGCCCCCGACCTCAATCCGCGACTGGCTTTGCGGGTCAGTGCCGATGGTGTGGTCTGGAGCGACTGGTACGAGGTGCAGGAAGATGATGAGCTGTGGCAACCTGCGGATGGCCCCGATCTGCACTGGAGCGAGATGGTCTACGTCGGTGCCGACCGGCACTGGTATCAGGTGCGAGTTGATGCACCTTCGGCGCCATCCACATTCCGTTCGCTCCTCGTGAGTACGGTGGATAGTCGTTTTGGCCCCGCAGCACCAACCGCGACGATGTCCAGCCAGCCGGCAGCAGTCGCCCGTCCGCCGGTTGTCAGTCGGACAGCGTGGGGCAATCCTCACGGCCAAACCAGCCCGCTGGCGCCACCGGCCTACTATCCGGTACGCCATCTGGTGATTCATCACACTGCCGACTCCAACACCCTGGCCGAAGGTCAGACCTGGGCTGACCGGGTGCGTGCAATCTGGTCATTCCATACCTACACACGGGGCTGGGGTGATATTGGTTACAACTACCTGATTGATCCGAATGGTGTCATCTACGAGGGTCGGGCCGGTGGCGATGATGTCGTTGGTTTTCACGATACGGCCAACTATGGTTCAATGGGTGTTTCGCTGATCGGTACGTATAGCAGCGCGGCACCAACGGCTGCGGCTGTTGACTCACTGGTGGCTCTGTTAGCCTGGAAGGCTGACCAGAAGCGGATCGATCCGTTTGGGCGCAGTTTCTACTATGGGTGTTCAATCTCCCGCTTCTGCTCGCCGTTCAATCCCGGTGCGGTGATTGATCATATCAGTGGTCATCGCCAGGTGACACCGGGCCATACCACCTGTCCAGGTGATGCGCTCTTCAATCTGTTGCCGCAGATTCGGCAGCGGGTTCAGGCACGGCTGGCAGGTGAAAGTCAGCCCGACAATGGCGATCTGATCGTTGAAGAACACGAGAGTGGGTTCACCCGCAGCAACGCGAACTGGTATCAGATGGCGTGCGGATACGGTGGTACAACACTGTATACCTTCGCAACTGATAAACAGTCTGAGAGCACAAACTACGCAACCTGGCGCCCCAACTTACCGGCTTCTGGTGTCTACCGGGTTTTAGTCCACGTGCCTGCCGGTTGTACTGCGCTGAATGTAAGTCAACAGGCGCGGTACCGCATTACGACGGCCGGTGGCGTAGTGGAACGGGTAGTCAATCAGGCTGCTCAAACCGGCTGGATCGATCTTGGTACCTACAATTTTGCTGCCAGTACCGCCAGTCTTTATCTCTCAGACCTCACCGGTGAACCGCTCAGCGGCCAGCGAGCAGTGCTGTTTGATGCTGTGCAATGGCAGCCGATTGATACCTCTCGCCAGCGCATGGAACTGGTTGCCGTTGAATATGGCGCGACGACGATTGCCGCCGGTGAGGTGTTGCCGGTGCGCTTTACCGTCCGTAATGTCGGTTCTGACCCGATCTACGGTCAAGACCCCCAGGGTGGGAGCGTGTTCGACCTGAGTAGCGATCAGTTTGAACGTGAGGGCTACGTCTACGATGAAGGCGAATGTTTTCTCGGTGCGGCAAACCAGGACTATCCCACCTTTCCGAAAGAGGCAGGTCGTTTCCGTGTGATGTTAGGCCCGCAAGATCGCACGGTGACCTGTGCCGGTGAGACGGGTGGCTATCCGTGGCGGTGGGGGATCAGTGGCCGTCTCGATCCCGGTGAGACGCAAACCATTGTCGGCTACGTGCGGTTTCGCACGCCGGGCGTGGTGACATTACGGGCCGGCGCGATCCACGAGTATGTCAGCTATGTCGCTCTGGCGCAAGCCGAACAACAGATTACGATCACGCCGGAACGTCAATCTCCGCAGGTTACCCGCTATACCGGGTTGTTCCAACCGCTGGCGATGGTTTATGAGTTAGCCAATACGCCTGAACGCCTGCTGGCCCGCACCCAGAACCCGCTCTCGATTCGCCGTGGTGCCCTGTTGGGGAGTTTTGTCTGGTATGGCGACCTGCGCGAGTGGGGAGACGGAGGGCCGGTGCCTGAGCGCAATAATCACTTCCTGATTGAACAGACTCGCACCTTCGTGGCGCCGGTAAGCGGAGAGTACACCTTCGAGCTGAGTAGTGACGATGGGGCCTGGCTGTGGGTGAACGAGCGATTGGTCGTGGCGAATACCGGTCTGCATCCACTCCGAACGCTGAGCGGTACGATCACGCTGACGGCCGGTCTCCACACCCTGTCCGTCAAGTATTTTGAACTCGACGGGAGTGCAGCGGTTGGCTATCGGGTGAAGGAGCCGGGGGCA
This genomic window from Chloroflexus aurantiacus J-10-fl contains:
- a CDS encoding ABC transporter ATP-binding protein, with product MHHLRLLFPYLHRYRRRLLLGLLAAALGASVSALAPLVLRLAVDRVANGTIVPLELIWFGGALIGLAIIDGGLKFAQRMLIAVTSYRIENDLRADLFDRLLSFEQMFYQQHYTGDLMARLTNDLSAVRQFLGPGLNGAATAILTFLAAAVLMFLVQPVLALIVVLLLPLATIVFVAIGGRMRQIFHRVQDQFGVLSTRAQENFAGIRTVKAFAQEEAEIAVFTADNERYRDLNLRYVLLSGALWPAMTLCLGLISALILLVGGQMVAAGTLTIGELVQFNAYLALLAFPMIILGWMVNLFQQATASLERLSDILRRQPLITSPATPRLPAGEGEIEFRGVGVRAGHSDQQWLLRDLSFRVPAGTVLAIVGATGAGKTTLINLLGRVRDPDVGQVLVDGIDIRDLDLAALRRMIGYVPQESFLFSIPLRENIGFGVETVDPDRLNYVVEVSRLVNDLDQLPGGMETMVGERGVTLSGGQKQRVAIARALMRDPRILVLDDALSSVDTHTAAQILAGLRTEMTGRTTIIIAQRIATVRDADQIIVLDEGQIVERGSHQELLARNGRYAAMYRRELIAAELERDD
- a CDS encoding N-acetylmuramoyl-L-alanine amidase, which codes for MERTVDGRPDEQLFVADQTVAPGDTLPLLPAADGFLTPPTPAPRPFTHMLLRWSAAPDLNPRLALRVSADGVVWSDWYEVQEDDELWQPADGPDLHWSEMVYVGADRHWYQVRVDAPSAPSTFRSLLVSTVDSRFGPAAPTATMSSQPAAVARPPVVSRTAWGNPHGQTSPLAPPAYYPVRHLVIHHTADSNTLAEGQTWADRVRAIWSFHTYTRGWGDIGYNYLIDPNGVIYEGRAGGDDVVGFHDTANYGSMGVSLIGTYSSAAPTAAAVDSLVALLAWKADQKRIDPFGRSFYYGCSISRFCSPFNPGAVIDHISGHRQVTPGHTTCPGDALFNLLPQIRQRVQARLAGESQPDNGDLIVEEHESGFTRSNANWYQMACGYGGTTLYTFATDKQSESTNYATWRPNLPASGVYRVLVHVPAGCTALNVSQQARYRITTAGGVVERVVNQAAQTGWIDLGTYNFAASTASLYLSDLTGEPLSGQRAVLFDAVQWQPIDTSRQRMELVAVEYGATTIAAGEVLPVRFTVRNVGSDPIYGQDPQGGSVFDLSSDQFEREGYVYDEGECFLGAANQDYPTFPKEAGRFRVMLGPQDRTVTCAGETGGYPWRWGISGRLDPGETQTIVGYVRFRTPGVVTLRAGAIHEYVSYVALAQAEQQITITPERQSPQVTRYTGLFQPLAMVYELANTPERLLARTQNPLSIRRGALLGSFVWYGDLREWGDGGPVPERNNHFLIEQTRTFVAPVSGEYTFELSSDDGAWLWVNERLVVANTGLHPLRTLSGTITLTAGLHTLSVKYFELDGSAAVGYRVKEPGASDFQLVRDGLSSGEILGSLFRRLDGLRLSASDLGGGSTLLRYSWDGETWVTTTEPFIEIGALADGDYHLRYQAFDSNRNESEVVSLQFRVDSNVTVYQVMLPLVTRE
- a CDS encoding ATP-binding protein, with protein sequence MMNAIRSSIQLKILLLLLGLALPPLIIVGWLGLSSLNIARETAVVEGTNALRQQATASLRQRAADKAQFYDASLIGVQQQVETVAGYALQRYNAPVVEFSNERVWIAPRPSEDLLRTYAAEIGYVRRVIPLLREIVASNPLVNIGYIALETGGIIAFDNEAVIDQLLTLESFDPRVRPWYVKARDAGTTVWTEPYVDANTGLLATTCASPLYDQQGQFIGVVAFDLLLETIQQDLLTVDVGSSGYALLINANGDVVVRPNMQANGRWDQPYQTENLLNSTNTDLRAVAEQMVARQSGVQLIQEDGQASYVAYAPITTAGWSVALVIPANEIDAPAIATGQRLSESQSRLWNQLVVVLLMIIISIGFLGLLLSFSFTSRISVLREGVQAVAGGDLSRRLPVAGIDEIGQLVDAFNRMTDTLQSKIVELEENARQLATLNAVSNELKSILSWPVLLETIPKVVCERFGFDRAVLYLVDGDVLRAVSASFGPGNEDQAQQFLAVANAHPLRVDGGSVEADVVRSRKAIIVDNPWEHPRVDKIKQAASASRSYVQAPIFGRNDVVIGIISADYKLSQRPVQARDAAQLLTFASMVGLTIENVQLYNDLEQQVARRTEELRVALERAQLADRRKSDFLASISHELRTPLNAIIGFSTVLLDDTDQPLTPTQREDIQSINRNGRFLLHLINELLDLARIEAGHLNLEISNVNLYNITSEVCDTVQTLLRNRPVTLRNAVPVTLPDIAADGDRLRQILFNLLSNAIKFTERGTITVSARVHDEVNEDGKVGRYVAVSVSDTGIGIPLERQHEIFNEFVQIHGRRSRLSGTGLGLAITRKLVLAQGGRIWVDSTPGIGSTFTFTIPVAQPALLAAPVNIDTTTP
- a CDS encoding hybrid sensor histidine kinase/response regulator; translation: MNQLPQILYIEDNPDNQRLVQRVLSARGYQVVIAEDGPGGLALARTTHPALVLVDLGIPGLDGYETTTRLRSLAHMHNVPIIALTADASPGSRERALVAGCDGYLSKPIDARALPAQIAEFIEGRRERLPEVMETELLRSYNQKLVERLEARVRELTLANAQLQDLDRMKDQFLATLSHELRTPLTSLLGYLELFDRGMLGPLTPQQEEAVRVMRRSSEVLARQLNNLLYFQEVRSRSLNFVQLQPLDILRPLIAAARERAAQAQLQFEVLLSEMQPIEVDRSAFEHLVRNLLDNAFQYTEPGGRVRFIVRDEPTRLIIRVEDTGIGIPAGEQEKIFLPFYQVDHSLARGHPGSGLGLAIVRHIVEAHGGQIALRSAPGEGSAFTIAIPRRQVAGG
- a CDS encoding ABC transporter ATP-binding protein, with amino-acid sequence MAHQFDDDTILGKAYDGRLVRRLATYVIPYWGRLSVAIVLLIGAILSDLVPPLLIQQAIDGPISAGVIDGVWPYFVAFLGALLANFLFRYSHSYFINSVGQQVMKDLRVAIFRHIQYMSLSFFNRNPVGRLITRITNDVDALNEFLTQGVVMIVADLLTLIGIIVVMFVLNWRLALISLATLPVLMLIVSIYQRFMRAAYRLVRQRLARINAFLSEQISGVLVTQLFNGEARSRAAFARLSDDYMQANIRSVLIFAIFIPSVNLLAAIGTAALLWGGGNGVLAGWASLGMLVAFIQYLERAFQPIRNLAERYTVLQSAMASAERIFAVLDTQAEVRDPVQPRTLPTPVRGEIELRNVVFGYNPQEPVLRGISLHIPAGQSVAIVGATGAGKSSLVGLLARFYDVQQGSITLDGIDIRDLPQAELRRHVAAVPQDPVCFSGTIASNIRLHNNAISDDQVRAAAELVGAHRFIERLPGGYNHEVRERGANLSIGQRQLLAFARAIAFNPEVLLILDEATSSVDTETEALIQEALARLMRGRTSIIIAHRLSTIRHVDRIIVLHKGRVVEDGTHDELLARHGYYYRLYQLQFAGMSE